Below is a window of Lacrimispora xylanolytica DNA.
TGGTTCTCTTATTTGTAAAATCCCTTTATTCAAAGGCTGCATTAAGCTCTAATAAGGGGCTCATTGGCCCGGATACTTATGTTATGACCCTCCAAAATGGTTCCGGTCATGAGGATATCTTAGAAGAATTCGTCTCAAAAGACCACATCATTATAGGAACCACAGAAGACAACGGCGCCGTATTAAGTACGGGCTGTGTGAAAAGAGGCGGTGTGGGAAATACAAACATAGGAATGCTGACTGAGGATAAGGTAGGATTCCTTCCAAGGCTTAAGGAGGCGTTTGAAAGCTGTGGTTTCCATGTGAGAATCCATGAGAACATACAGCAGTTAATCTGGGATAAGCTCTTTACCAATGTGTCCTTAAGTGCGGTTACAGCCATTTTACAGGTTGATATGGGGTATATTAGTTCCAATGACCACGCATTTTCCATGACAAAGCAGCTGATACGAGAGGCCGCCGCAGTGGCAAGGGGGCTGGGTCTTACCGCAGATGAGGACGAAATCATAGAGAAGGTAAGAAAGACCTCCCAGATGTCTCCAAACGGTCGCACCTCCATTCGTTCCGATCTTCAAAATGGAAGAAAAACAGAGGCGGATCACATCAGCGGGTCTGTGGTAAGGGTTGCAAGAAGGCTTGGCATACCCGTTCCAACCCACGAATTCGTGGTGGAGATGATTCATGCCATGGAGGAGAGAAGCCAGGGGTGATTTGATGATAAGGGGGATGATTCATCATGAAAAAATTATACGTTGCTTCCGTAACGCCTTTTGACCAGGAAGGGAAACTTAATGAAGCAGCTTTAAAGATGCTCTGGGAAAGAAATCTTTCAGAAGGAGCAGATGGATTTTTTATCGGAGGGAGCTCCGGGGAATGTTTTTTACTGACCAGAGACGAACGGGTGCGTTCCTTTGAACTGGCATCCCAGTACCGGGACAGAGGAGATATGTTCGCTCACGTAGGCGCCATCAGTACCCAAGAGGCTGTCTTTTATGCCAAAGAGGCAGTTAAAGCAGGAATTGAAAACATCGCAGCCACGCCACCCATTTATTTTGGATTTTCGGAAAAGGAAATCGCAGGCTATTATCATGATATTGCAGAGGCGGCAGGCCGTCCGGTCCTTTATTATAACATTCCCTCCAGCACCCATAAGGATCTGGATGTAAAGCACCCGGAAGTGCAGGCACTTTTAAGATCTGGTGCCATAAATGCAATCAAGCATACCAATTTAAACCTGCTGGAAATGGACCGGATTCGCAACATCAATCCTGAAATCAGGTGTTTCGGTGGATTCGAGAGCTGTATGGTGGCATTTCTGGCCTTTGGCTGTGAAGGCTTTATCGGCAGCAGCTTTAACTTCATGCTTCCCCAGTTTAAGTACCTTCTACGGTTGTTTGAGGAAGGAAAGCTTGAGGAGGCCAGAATGCTCCAGACAAAATGCAACAACATCCTTGATGTGCTGTTAAAAAACGGCCTCTGCGCCAATTTAAAATACATTCTCTCCTCCCAGGGGATTCCTGTGGGAGAGGTGAGGAAGCCTTTCGTGATTCTAACGAAGGAACGAGCCGACGAGATGGATGAGGTTTTGTCTCAATACCTGGAAATTCGTTAACATAATATATCAGGATTCATAAAAAGGAGAGAATGAATATGAAAGCCGTACAAATCGTAAAGCCCGGCCAGCTTAAAGTCATTGACACAGAAATGCCAACACTCTCCGGCCCGGGTGAGGTATTAATCCAGATGACGGCAGCAGGAATCTGCGGATCTGATGTGGGAATTTATCATGGTACCAATGCAGCCGCCACTTACCCCAGAATCATCGGACATGAAATGGTAGGAAGAGTGGTAGAGACGGGTCCTCTGGTATCCAGCTTAAAAGTAGATGACCGGGTCATCATCAATCAGGTAACCAGCTGCGGACACTGCTATCCGTGTCGTATGGGACGCGGAAATGTATGCGATCATCTTGCGGTACGAGGCGTTCACATCGACGGGGGCTACCGGGAATATATGGCTGTGCCGGAGGCGGACTGCTATGTTCTTCCTGATACCATTTCTAATGAGGATGCAGTTATGATTGAGCCTACTACCATAGGAATCCAGGCCTGTACCAGAGCCGAGTTAAATAAAGATGATATGCTCTTAATTTACGGTTCCGGAGCCCTGGGAAGCTCTATTTTAAAAACGGCACGCTTAACCTGCGAACATATCATTGTGGCAGATATCCAGGAAGACAAATTGGAGGAGGCAAGAAAACATGGAGCGGCTCATACCATTCACACAAGAGAAGAAGACCTGGTCACAAAGGTAAAAGAGTATACCATGGGACACGGAGCCACCGTATCCATGGATGCGGTCTGCAATAAGGATTCCTTAAGCCAGCTTTTACAAGCGACCGGTAATGCAGGAAGGGTCATTACCATGGGATTTTCCACTTCTCCCACAGAGGTGAATCAGTTTGTCATAACCTCAAGAGAGCTGGACGTGAGAGGATCAAGACTTCAAAATAAGATGTTTGGTAAGGCCATTGAACTGATTCGGGAGGGAAGATTGGATCTAACTGGTTCTGTCTCCCACACCTTCCCTCTAACAAAAGCACAGGAGGCGTTTGATTTCGTGGATAGCCATGATCCTTCCATACGGAAGGTGGTTCTTACATTTGATTATTAGTAGTGAAGATGACCTTTGAAATAATTATTAAAACAGGTTTGTTACAAAGTTCATGTACTTATAAAAATATGCACTGACCACTCATAAGTGTAATTAAGTTTAACTTATGGGGGCAGTTCCATATAAGTACATGGACTTTTTTGTTACGAAAAATGAGAATTGGGTAGCAAACTAAAAAGTAAGAACTAAGGTATAAAGAAATAAAAATCAACAAAAAACCAATATGCATACCAATTTTTACATTAACGAGGTTAATTTATACGTGATAAATTTTTTTGATTAATTCTATTTTATACTAAAGGAATTATGCATTTTTGCAATTAAAAATGTAACCAAAGTTACAACAAACAATTAACGGAGAGGTATTTAAATATGTCTGAACGAATTCAGGTCTATGATGGATTTTGTTTAACCTGTACCATGGGAAGTGGTCAGAGCTTCATTAGCGTTCCTGTCAGCCACGGTGTATGTATCAGCGGAAGGAATCAGGCTACGGTTATGGACTGCGAAGCCGGTGTTCATATTTCTCCCTTTGGTACTTGCAGAAAGACTGACCCCCAAAAGCCTTGCTCCCCAGTGATTCTCACGCCATGGTTGATTGATGATAAGAAATATACGATTAATGGAGAACCGGTGCTCTTTACTACCAGTATCTTATCGTGTGCCAGGGGTGGCATAATCCGGATTGATGGTAAACCATAAAATGCTAAGGAGGATGAATCTTTGAAAAAAGACACCTATAGACAGATTAAGATTGATTTGGAGATGATTCAGGAAATAACCGAATTCTTTTTGTCGGAAGAAATAAATGAGCATGGTCATTGCATGATAAAAGGAATTATTGCAGATGGAAGCCAGGACAAACTGGTGCTTGAAAACAGGAATGACGATAAAATCAGGGTCTTTTTGGAGGACGGAACCACACTTTTTACAGGGATAGCAGAAGATATTTCGGTGTATCTTGATGGTGATTTGTACAAAGCGGAAATCAACCTGATCTCAGCCACCTATTTAATGGATTTGGATAAAAAGTCAGGCTCTTACCAGGATAAGCAAGGGACCTACCAGGAAATATTAAGTCAGATATCAAAAGCATATTCTGGCGGAGATATTATGGATTCTATTTCAGGAGGAAAGCACATTGGAACTCTATTGGTCCAATATGAAGAAACGGATTGGGAGTTTTTGAAACGACTTGCTTCCCATTTTCATGCTGGAATATTACCGGATTCCAGATTTGGAGAACCAAAGATATATTTCGGCCTTAAAAAGGAAGCAGCCGTTGAGGAAATAACCAGTTATTCCTATAAAATAGAAAAAAATCTGGGTAATTATAAAAGATTACAAGCAGTCAACTGTGATTTGCAGACGGAAACAGATGCCATTAGCTTTAAGGTTAGCTCAGGACAATTTTATAAAACTGGCTCCTGTGTAAAGTTCCAGGGAAAAGATCTTTTTATCAGAAAAATGGAGGCGGAAAAGGTTCAGGGGGAAGTGGTGTTTCATTATTGGCTGGATACGCAAAACGGTCTTAAAAAACCTTTTCTCTATGCAGATAAGCTGACAGGCGTCTCCCTTGAGGCAAAAGTAATAAAATCAGTAAAGGATAAAGTCCTGGTGAAGCTGGCCATTGATGAGAAAAGGAGTGGAAATAAACCAGTTTGGGAATTTCCGTATCAAACCATGTATACTGCAGGAGCAGAAGGCGGCTGGTATTGTATGCCAGAGCCAGGAGATCAGGTCTTTATTTATTTTCCAGATAAGAAAGAAGAGAATGCAGTCGCAGAGAATTCTTCAAGAAGCGGAGAAAATAGAGATGCTTCAACCAGTGATCCTGCCATCAAATACTTTCGAACCATTCACGGAAAAGAAATCCGATTTACAAAG
It encodes the following:
- a CDS encoding ketopantoate reductase family protein, yielding MKIAVIGAGAMGSIYGCHLSLHHEVYMVDTSSSVVEHIKQQGIRLEEDGTEHIYCPRAALPQEDLGTMDLVLLFVKSLYSKAALSSNKGLIGPDTYVMTLQNGSGHEDILEEFVSKDHIIIGTTEDNGAVLSTGCVKRGGVGNTNIGMLTEDKVGFLPRLKEAFESCGFHVRIHENIQQLIWDKLFTNVSLSAVTAILQVDMGYISSNDHAFSMTKQLIREAAAVARGLGLTADEDEIIEKVRKTSQMSPNGRTSIRSDLQNGRKTEADHISGSVVRVARRLGIPVPTHEFVVEMIHAMEERSQG
- a CDS encoding dihydrodipicolinate synthase family protein yields the protein MKKLYVASVTPFDQEGKLNEAALKMLWERNLSEGADGFFIGGSSGECFLLTRDERVRSFELASQYRDRGDMFAHVGAISTQEAVFYAKEAVKAGIENIAATPPIYFGFSEKEIAGYYHDIAEAAGRPVLYYNIPSSTHKDLDVKHPEVQALLRSGAINAIKHTNLNLLEMDRIRNINPEIRCFGGFESCMVAFLAFGCEGFIGSSFNFMLPQFKYLLRLFEEGKLEEARMLQTKCNNILDVLLKNGLCANLKYILSSQGIPVGEVRKPFVILTKERADEMDEVLSQYLEIR
- a CDS encoding zinc-binding alcohol dehydrogenase family protein — encoded protein: MKAVQIVKPGQLKVIDTEMPTLSGPGEVLIQMTAAGICGSDVGIYHGTNAAATYPRIIGHEMVGRVVETGPLVSSLKVDDRVIINQVTSCGHCYPCRMGRGNVCDHLAVRGVHIDGGYREYMAVPEADCYVLPDTISNEDAVMIEPTTIGIQACTRAELNKDDMLLIYGSGALGSSILKTARLTCEHIIVADIQEDKLEEARKHGAAHTIHTREEDLVTKVKEYTMGHGATVSMDAVCNKDSLSQLLQATGNAGRVITMGFSTSPTEVNQFVITSRELDVRGSRLQNKMFGKAIELIREGRLDLTGSVSHTFPLTKAQEAFDFVDSHDPSIRKVVLTFDY
- a CDS encoding DUF4280 domain-containing protein, giving the protein MSERIQVYDGFCLTCTMGSGQSFISVPVSHGVCISGRNQATVMDCEAGVHISPFGTCRKTDPQKPCSPVILTPWLIDDKKYTINGEPVLFTTSILSCARGGIIRIDGKP
- a CDS encoding contractile injection system protein, VgrG/Pvc8 family; its protein translation is MKKDTYRQIKIDLEMIQEITEFFLSEEINEHGHCMIKGIIADGSQDKLVLENRNDDKIRVFLEDGTTLFTGIAEDISVYLDGDLYKAEINLISATYLMDLDKKSGSYQDKQGTYQEILSQISKAYSGGDIMDSISGGKHIGTLLVQYEETDWEFLKRLASHFHAGILPDSRFGEPKIYFGLKKEAAVEEITSYSYKIEKNLGNYKRLQAVNCDLQTETDAISFKVSSGQFYKTGSCVKFQGKDLFIRKMEAEKVQGEVVFHYWLDTQNGLKKPFLYADKLTGVSLEAKVIKSVKDKVLVKLAIDEKRSGNKPVWEFPYQTMYTAGAEGGWYCMPEPGDQVFIYFPDKKEENAVAENSSRSGENRDASTSDPAIKYFRTIHGKEIRFTKRAVIITCSDGTSITLNEGNGISIESEEGITLSSGKGISINANEAIEFYASDHIRLHCKKSHIKMDTKIDIAGPDVRIN